A part of Anser cygnoides isolate HZ-2024a breed goose chromosome 15, Taihu_goose_T2T_genome, whole genome shotgun sequence genomic DNA contains:
- the FOXL3 gene encoding forkhead box L3 isoform X1, with translation MFDNTQYPYNCFNYDGDDYPTCSSDEEKKFTRPAYSYIALIAMAIQQSPSNKVTLSGIYDFIMKKFPYYRSNQRAWQNSIRHNLSLNSCFVKVPRTEGNEKGKGNYWSFATGCESMLDLFENGNYRRRRRRRNMKREHREQRSSRGKGSSSPDMSPMDSAFNSISSSESKHERIGSGPRLLEPRGFAPNNTTSRQSLSNSSLAKSDSEIKFSIDYILSAPDPLPVLRSQYNMQENKYHLLEAQQINLQFWTM, from the exons ATGTTTGACAACACACAGTACCCCTATAACTGCTTTAATTATGATGGGGATGATTATCCTACCTGTAGTTCTGACGAAGAGAAAAAATTCACCAGACCGGCGTATAG ctACATTGCCTTAATTGCAATGGCCATCCAGCAAAGTCCTTCAAATAAAGTCACCCTCTCTGGCATTTATGACTTTATAATGAAGAAATTTCCTTACTACAGATCAAATCAAAGAGCCTGGCAGAACTCCATCCGACATAACTTATCATTAAACAGTTGTTTTGTGAAG gttCCCAGAACAGAAGGGAAtgagaaggggaaaggaaactATTGGAGCTTTGCAACGGGATGCGAATCCATGCTGGATCTCTTTGAAAATGGGAATTACAGGAGAAgacggaggaggaggaacatGAAAAGGGAACATAGAGAGCAGAGATCAAGcagagggaaaggttcttcatcCCCTGATATGTCTCCTATGGACTCTGCTTTTAACAGTATTTCCTCTTCTGAAAGTAAACACGAAAGAATTGGATCAGGACCAAGACTACTGGAGCCTCGTGGGTTTGCTCCAAACAACACGACCAGCAGGCAGAGCCTGAGCAATTCCTCCTTAGCAAAATCGgattctgaaattaaattcagCATCGATTACATTCTTTCAGCCCCTGACCCTTTGCCTGTCCTGAGATCTCAGTACaatatgcaagaaaataaatatcatcTACTGGAGGCCCAGCAGATTAATCTCCAGTTCTGGACAATGTGA
- the FOXL3 gene encoding forkhead box L3 isoform X2, producing the protein MFDNTQYPYNCFNYDGDDYPTCSSDEEKKFTRPAYRSNQRAWQNSIRHNLSLNSCFVKVPRTEGNEKGKGNYWSFATGCESMLDLFENGNYRRRRRRRNMKREHREQRSSRGKGSSSPDMSPMDSAFNSISSSESKHERIGSGPRLLEPRGFAPNNTTSRQSLSNSSLAKSDSEIKFSIDYILSAPDPLPVLRSQYNMQENKYHLLEAQQINLQFWTM; encoded by the exons ATGTTTGACAACACACAGTACCCCTATAACTGCTTTAATTATGATGGGGATGATTATCCTACCTGTAGTTCTGACGAAGAGAAAAAATTCACCAGACCGGCGTATAG ATCAAATCAAAGAGCCTGGCAGAACTCCATCCGACATAACTTATCATTAAACAGTTGTTTTGTGAAG gttCCCAGAACAGAAGGGAAtgagaaggggaaaggaaactATTGGAGCTTTGCAACGGGATGCGAATCCATGCTGGATCTCTTTGAAAATGGGAATTACAGGAGAAgacggaggaggaggaacatGAAAAGGGAACATAGAGAGCAGAGATCAAGcagagggaaaggttcttcatcCCCTGATATGTCTCCTATGGACTCTGCTTTTAACAGTATTTCCTCTTCTGAAAGTAAACACGAAAGAATTGGATCAGGACCAAGACTACTGGAGCCTCGTGGGTTTGCTCCAAACAACACGACCAGCAGGCAGAGCCTGAGCAATTCCTCCTTAGCAAAATCGgattctgaaattaaattcagCATCGATTACATTCTTTCAGCCCCTGACCCTTTGCCTGTCCTGAGATCTCAGTACaatatgcaagaaaataaatatcatcTACTGGAGGCCCAGCAGATTAATCTCCAGTTCTGGACAATGTGA